The Paenibacillus sp. FSL W8-0426 region GCAGGAAACGGAGGAAGGGCGCCGCTTGCGGAACGCCTGGTCGGCTGAGATTGGCAAGCTGATGCAGACGGGAGATCGGGCACAGGCGGAAGAGCTGCGGACACGCGTAAAGGAGCTTAACGACAAGCTCCAGCAGAATGAGACCAAGCTTGCCGACGTGCAGGAGGAGGTAACGAGACTGCAGTGGCTGGTGCCGAACGTGGTGTCGCCGGATACGCCGGCAGGAGCATCGGATGAAGATAACGTTGAAGTGCGGCGTGTCGGTGAGATTACGAAATTCGATTACGATGCGAAGGATCATGTTGAGCTGGGTGAAATGCATGACATGATCGACATTGCCCGAGGCGTAAAAATCGGCGGCACTCGCAGTTATGTATTGAAAGCAGCAGGTTTGCTTTTGCATCGGGCCGTACAACAGTTAGCCCTCGACCTATTATTGAAGAAAGGCTTCACGCCGATGGAAGTGCCGCTGATGGTGAGGGAGGAAGCGCTGGTTAACACGGGCTTCTTCCCCACAGGGCGGGATCAGGTATATGAGCTTGAGGGCGAGAACAAATGGTTGGTAGGGACTTCGGAGGTGCCGCTTGTTTCTTATTATATGGATGAAGTCGTGGATGTAGCGGAACCGATCCGATTGGCCGCCATGTCCACCTGTTTCCGCAGCGAGGTTGGATCGGGCGGCAGGGATGTGCGCGGACTGTATCGGGTGCACCAGTTTTCCAAGGTAGAACAGGTCATTATCTGTGCGCCGGATGCGGACGAATCGGAACGAATGCTGCAGGAGATCACCGGACATGCGGAGGAACTGCTGCAGCTGCTGGAGCTTCCGTATCGCGTGGTTGCCGTGTGCATCGGGGATATGTCGCAGAAAACCTATAAACAATACGACATCGAAACATGGATGCCAAGCCGCGGGGCCTATGGAGAAACGCATTCGTCGTCGAACCTGCACGACTTCCAGGCCCGGCGCTCCAACATCCGTTGTCGTAACGCAGAAGGCAAGCTGGTCTATTGCCATACCCTTAACAATACGGCAGTGGCATCGCCGCGCATATTGATCCCGCTTTTGGAGAATCACCAATTGGAGGACGGGAGCATACGCATTCCGGCAGCGCTTCGGCCCTATATGGGGGGATTGGAATACCTGAAGCTGCCGGAAGCAGAAAAATAACAAAACATGTCGAATGGTCCTGTTATCCGAATTTCTTCAGTTATAGTATTCATTTCTGGGCATACCATTTCCGATATACTATAATAGGAGTAAAATACTGGATTATGGGAGATGAAGATGGGCATGAAAGGTTTAAGAGCAGGATTCAAGGCAACCCTAGCCTTGATCGTGGCGTGCGTTGCGCTGATTCCATCGCTGGCCATGGCGGCCGCAGGAGATATCACATCCATTAAAATTGTAAGTAATACGGATAAAATGAGCGTTTCCGAAACGGCCTCGTTGAAAGTGATGGCGGTGGTGGAAGGATTCGATAACGAGCAGGACGTCACGGCTGGCGTGACATGGTCGTCGAGCAATGCCAAAGTCGCTACCGTAACGAAAGGCAAGATCAAAGCCGTAGGTGCGGGAGAAGCGACCATCGTCGCCCAGGTGGATAACGAGAAAGCGCAGTTTGCCGTGCAGGTACAGGAGAAAATCAAAAAGATCAAGGCATCGCCGAGCTCTTATAATTTTGTCAAAGGCAAGGAGAGCGCATTGCCCAAAGTAACGATCGTGCGAACGAGCGGTAAAGAAGAGGACGTCACTTCCCAAATCGTCTGGACAGTTTCCAAGCCATCCGCCGTCGTGGAAAATGGGAAAATCAAAGGGGTGGAACCGGGACGCGTGCTGCTGCAAGGAAAATACGGCTCAACCACGGTCAAAGTCCCTGTAGCGATTACCGATATCATCGCCAAGGTGGAGGTTACGCCATCGGCCATCCAGATGAACATCAAGAAGTCCAAAGCTCTTAAGGTCATCGGTACCTATGAGAACGGCAAAACGGTGAACTTGTCGAAGCAAGTGACCTGGACATCGTCTAATCCCACTGTGGCCACGGTCAAAAATGGCACGGTCAAAACGCTGACAGAAGGCAAGGCCACATTGACGGGTGTGTACCAGAATCAGACCGTCAAAACGGAAGTGACCGTGGTGCCTCTGCTCAAAAAGCTGATCAGCAGCACCAAAAAGCTGGTCTTGTCTCCTCAGGGCACAGCAACGGTGAGCGTTATGGCCCAGTATGACACAGGAAAGACCGCCTTGGTAACGAGTGACGCGGTATGGAGCAGCAATAAGCCAAGCGTGGTCACGGTTTCGAATGGCAAAATCCAGGCCGTTGGCAAAGGCAAGGCTTCCGTGGTCGTCAAATGGAACAACAAAAAACTTACGATTCCGGTGACGGTAAAATAGCAAGCTTGGTTCTGGTTTTAGTGGTATAATGTTAAAAAATGGAATGTTGAAGGGCGCTGGCAACGCCCTTTTTTTGTATCCTTTTGTACGATGGGAGGAAGATACATGAAAGATGCATCGATCGTGGAATCGAACTCAAGCCTGGGGGAAATCGCATATGATACGGGTTGAAATACAATCATGACAATGCATAAGCAGAGGTGCGCCAGTAGTTTAAGAGGCGAACTGTTGTATTTGTCCGTGACATTGCTGGCGATGTCTGCCGGGTATGCCTCCAGGGCCTAAGGCGAGGTTTTGCCCGCATTTCTGCGAGAACATGCCGGGGATGCCTTATGGGCAGCTATGATTTATTTTGGAATCCGCCTAATATTCACGTCGTGGAGCAAGGGATGGTCAGCCTTTGCCGGATTGCTGTTCAGTTGGTTCATCGAATGCTCGCAGCTCATCCAGGTCCCGTGGTTGAACGAAATTCGTTCGACGACGCTAGGGGCACTTGTGTTGGGCCGGGGTTTTTTGGTCATGGATCTCATGCGTTACGCCGTGGGGATATTGGGAGTTTGGTTTGTAGATCGATATGTGTTAAAGGCCGAAACCGAGCGTTGAAAGAGATGCGGCAAGAGTGGTTCTTTTGAAACGGATTCGTCAGGAGGAAATGAACATGAATGTCGACAAATTATTTTCCGAATCGCCCGAATTCGAGACAGAACGTTTGCGGTTGAGACGTCTGACCTTGGAGGATGTGCCTGAATATTTTGCGTTTGCCTCCGATCCGCTCGTCAGCCAGCACAGCCTCTGGAACTGTCATGAGACCATAGATGATTCGGTCGGATATATTCGGCGGGTACTGGATCAATATGAACAGCAGACTGTGTACATTTGGGCCTTCATTTGGAAGGACACCGGGGAACTGATTGGGCGCGGGGGCGTATTCGACATGAACGAATCGATGCAGAGCGCCGAATTGGGATACGCGATATCGAGCAGGTACTGGAATATGGGCGTGGCCTCCGAAGCGATGCAGCCTGTTGTGAACTATTGCTTTCGCGAGCTGGGTTGCAACAGATTGGCAGGCAGGTGCAATGCGGGCAATATCGGTTCGGCCCGGGTGATGGAGAAACTCGGCATGTCGTATGAAGGTTTACTGCGCAAACAGTTGAAGATTAAAGGCGTGTTCACCGATCAGAAATTGTACGCACGCATCCGGGATGATCTATAATATTCGAAAGCGGATGCAAGACATCGAACGATTTTCGAATCATGGGGGGAGGGTCAAGTATGATATACAGCATTATTTCCCGCGCAGCGTGGGAAGAGGTGTCGAAAGCAGAAGTGTACGCACCGGAAAGCTTGCAAAAAGAGGGATTTATCCATTGCTCCACCAAAGAACAGATTCCGTGGGTGGCATCGCAGTATTATGCCGGGCGTACCGATCTGGTGCTGCTGGGCATTGACGAAAAAGCATTGAAGCCGGAATTGGTTTATGAGGACCTATACGACTTGAATGAACTGTTCCCGCATATATACGGGGAGCTGAACCTGGATGCCGTGCAGAAAGTGATTCCGTTCGGTCCGAACGAAGACGGGACGTTTGCATTTCCTGTATCGGAATAATTGGAAGATAAAGAATAGATGATGATGGCCTGATTTGACGAAAACATGGAGAGGATGCGGCGAGCGTGGATACGAACCGAATGTTTCTGGAGACGGCGGAAAAACAGTTTTTGTATTATAAACAGCTCGGCGAAAAAGCGATGGCCCAATTGGAGACAGAACAGCTCTTTCAGTCGTGGCATGAGGATACGAACAGCATCGGAGTCATTGTGAAGCATCTATGGGGAAACATGCTGTCCCGCTGGACAGACGTGCTGAATTCCGATGGCGAAAAGCCATGGCGCGAGCGCGACGCCGAGTTCGTCAACGACATATCCACGCGCGAAGAGCTGATGGACAAATGGGAGGAAGGGTGGCAGTGCCTTTTGTCCGCGCTTCGTGCCTTTACGGCCGAGGATTTGGAACGCATCATATATATTCGCAATGAAGGTCATACCGTCATGGAGGCCATTATCCGTCAACTCGCGCATTATCCCTATCATGTCGGGCAAATAGTCTATGCTGCCAAAATGATCAAGGAGACGCCTTGGGACAGCCTGTCCATCCCTAGAAACGCTTCTGCCGATTATAATGGCGGCAAATTCGCCAAACCAAAGACGCGACGGCATTTCACCGAGGATGAGCTATAGCTTGGGGCTGTGATTCGTCAATAACATCTGAAGATGATCATCCATCCGTTTCGGGTGGAGACAGAAAGGAAGGAAAAGGGATGACACATTTTGCATTGATTCGCCACGGAAGCACGGCATGGAACAAGGAGAAACGTTCTCAGGGCCAGACGGACAACCTGCTTGACGATGAAGGAAGAGAGCAGGCGAAATTGCTCGCCGAGCGGCTTAGCGGAGAACATTGGGATGCCATCTATGCCAGCGACCTGAAGCGCGCCAGTGAGACGGCCCGAATCATTGCGGAGCGTCTGGGCATTCAGGAGATTCATTTGGACGCGCGGCTGCGCGAAATGGGCGGCGGACAGGTGGAAGGCACGACGGAGGAAGAGCGCGTTGCAAAGTGGGGAGCGGATTGGAGCACCCTGGATTTGGGCAAAGAAGCACCCGAGGCCGGGACGGCAAGAGGCTCCGAAGTGTTGGAGGAAATATCGCGCGAGCATCCGGACGGGAAGGTATTGGTCGTTAGCCATGGAGCGATTTTACGCAATACGCTGCGCGGTCTCGTGCCCGATCTGGATGTAAGCGCCAAACTGTCCAACACTTCGATTACCCGAATCATGACGGGGCAAAGAGGTTGGCAATGCGAGCTGTACAATTGCAGCGCGCACCTGGTCCCGTCCAAGGACGAATAATCTACGGATGCAGTCGCACTGAGAGGACAATGGGAACTGTTGAGGAGTGGGTGAAGGAGGGCTCGCATGGCTGATCGGTCGTACATATGGACGAAGGAAACCTTATCTCCGCTTGGCGAGTCCGGCGTCGTGATTCGCTGCGGGGATATCATTTCCGAAGAAGTCCACCATCGGGTGATGTCTGTGTGTGCCTTGCTGGAGTCACAGGATGTCATGGGAATCGTTGACGTTGTTCCGTCTTTTAATGCAGTTACCTTGTTCTTTGATCCCGTAAAGGTTGCGGCGTCAGCGCAGCTGTTGGAGAGGACGGCGATGCTGCCCTATGAGGCCATCTGCGGCTGGTTGTTGGAGCAGTTATCGGGCTTATCGGAGAATCAAGGCGCGGCGCCGCCGTCTCGAATCGTGACGATTCCCGTCTGTTATGGCGGGGAGCTGGGTCCTGATTTGCAGCACGTCGCGAGCGTGAACGGGCTTGATGCCGATGAGGTTGTTTCGATCCATTCGGGGGCGGAATATTTGGTGCACATGATCGGTTTTGCACCGGGTTTCCCATACCTGGGCGGCTTGTCCGAGCGGATCGCCACACCGAGACGGGCGACGCCAAGACTTCGCGTCGAGGCCGGGACGGTGGGCATCGGCGGCAGTCAAACGGGAATCTATCCCGTGGCCACGCCCGGCGGATGGCAGTGTATTGGCAGGACGCCGCTTGCCTTGTTTGCGCCTGATCAATCCCCGCCCAGCTTGCTTGCAGCAGGGGACAGGGTCCGTTTTCAACCGATTACGCTTGAGGAATACCTTTCTCTGAAGGAGGGCTGTCCATGAGTATCGAGGTCATTCGTCCAGGAATGCTCTCCATCATTCAGGATGAGGGGCGAACCGGTTATCGAAAGTATGGCGTTCCGTCAGGTGGGGTGATGGATACCTTTGCTGCCCGGACAGCGAACATGCTTGTAGGCAACCCGCGTGA contains the following coding sequences:
- the serS gene encoding serine--tRNA ligase — encoded protein: MLDMKWILAHADEVQAAADGKKIKVSVRELLTLDEERRRLLQETEEGRRLRNAWSAEIGKLMQTGDRAQAEELRTRVKELNDKLQQNETKLADVQEEVTRLQWLVPNVVSPDTPAGASDEDNVEVRRVGEITKFDYDAKDHVELGEMHDMIDIARGVKIGGTRSYVLKAAGLLLHRAVQQLALDLLLKKGFTPMEVPLMVREEALVNTGFFPTGRDQVYELEGENKWLVGTSEVPLVSYYMDEVVDVAEPIRLAAMSTCFRSEVGSGGRDVRGLYRVHQFSKVEQVIICAPDADESERMLQEITGHAEELLQLLELPYRVVAVCIGDMSQKTYKQYDIETWMPSRGAYGETHSSSNLHDFQARRSNIRCRNAEGKLVYCHTLNNTAVASPRILIPLLENHQLEDGSIRIPAALRPYMGGLEYLKLPEAEK
- a CDS encoding Ig-like domain-containing protein, whose translation is MKGLRAGFKATLALIVACVALIPSLAMAAAGDITSIKIVSNTDKMSVSETASLKVMAVVEGFDNEQDVTAGVTWSSSNAKVATVTKGKIKAVGAGEATIVAQVDNEKAQFAVQVQEKIKKIKASPSSYNFVKGKESALPKVTIVRTSGKEEDVTSQIVWTVSKPSAVVENGKIKGVEPGRVLLQGKYGSTTVKVPVAITDIIAKVEVTPSAIQMNIKKSKALKVIGTYENGKTVNLSKQVTWTSSNPTVATVKNGTVKTLTEGKATLTGVYQNQTVKTEVTVVPLLKKLISSTKKLVLSPQGTATVSVMAQYDTGKTALVTSDAVWSSNKPSVVTVSNGKIQAVGKGKASVVVKWNNKKLTIPVTVK
- a CDS encoding DUF2809 domain-containing protein — encoded protein: MPAFLREHAGDALWAAMIYFGIRLIFTSWSKGWSAFAGLLFSWFIECSQLIQVPWLNEIRSTTLGALVLGRGFLVMDLMRYAVGILGVWFVDRYVLKAETER
- a CDS encoding GNAT family N-acetyltransferase; its protein translation is MNVDKLFSESPEFETERLRLRRLTLEDVPEYFAFASDPLVSQHSLWNCHETIDDSVGYIRRVLDQYEQQTVYIWAFIWKDTGELIGRGGVFDMNESMQSAELGYAISSRYWNMGVASEAMQPVVNYCFRELGCNRLAGRCNAGNIGSARVMEKLGMSYEGLLRKQLKIKGVFTDQKLYARIRDDL
- a CDS encoding DUF952 domain-containing protein; its protein translation is MIYSIISRAAWEEVSKAEVYAPESLQKEGFIHCSTKEQIPWVASQYYAGRTDLVLLGIDEKALKPELVYEDLYDLNELFPHIYGELNLDAVQKVIPFGPNEDGTFAFPVSE
- a CDS encoding DUF1572 family protein, producing MFLETAEKQFLYYKQLGEKAMAQLETEQLFQSWHEDTNSIGVIVKHLWGNMLSRWTDVLNSDGEKPWRERDAEFVNDISTREELMDKWEEGWQCLLSALRAFTAEDLERIIYIRNEGHTVMEAIIRQLAHYPYHVGQIVYAAKMIKETPWDSLSIPRNASADYNGGKFAKPKTRRHFTEDEL
- a CDS encoding histidine phosphatase family protein; its protein translation is MTHFALIRHGSTAWNKEKRSQGQTDNLLDDEGREQAKLLAERLSGEHWDAIYASDLKRASETARIIAERLGIQEIHLDARLREMGGGQVEGTTEEERVAKWGADWSTLDLGKEAPEAGTARGSEVLEEISREHPDGKVLVVSHGAILRNTLRGLVPDLDVSAKLSNTSITRIMTGQRGWQCELYNCSAHLVPSKDE
- the pxpB gene encoding 5-oxoprolinase subunit PxpB: MADRSYIWTKETLSPLGESGVVIRCGDIISEEVHHRVMSVCALLESQDVMGIVDVVPSFNAVTLFFDPVKVAASAQLLERTAMLPYEAICGWLLEQLSGLSENQGAAPPSRIVTIPVCYGGELGPDLQHVASVNGLDADEVVSIHSGAEYLVHMIGFAPGFPYLGGLSERIATPRRATPRLRVEAGTVGIGGSQTGIYPVATPGGWQCIGRTPLALFAPDQSPPSLLAAGDRVRFQPITLEEYLSLKEGCP